One window from the genome of Cardiocondyla obscurior isolate alpha-2009 linkage group LG04, Cobs3.1, whole genome shotgun sequence encodes:
- the LOC139101800 gene encoding mitochondrial import inner membrane translocase subunit TIM44 isoform X1, which yields MLQNVASCRANLKGAARLVRPTRNMRNGSRERVLSPILSSTSMESLAVQMQLLRLYSNPARRPSFLSQFVENIRQEMQKNKEMKESLKKFREEAQKLEQSDALRTARQKFHAVESEANKSSEVIKEKLDTIKGKMQEVIEEASKSELGKRAGQLGEEITKSAKGAAETISEKSQALGKTSAFQTISHTAEAVRNELDQHGILGKVYVPPKNLRKRKEVPIEPREITPDQKTTGVEVHKDYMFSNAWQKFKDNNPYVNKVMDWKIKYDESDNAILRASRLLTDKVSDIIGGLFQKTELSETLTEICNLDPTFSKIQFLKDCETDFIPNILEAMVRGDLEILKDWCHEGPYNIIAHPHKEVKKLGHYSDSKILDIDNVDLVMGKMMEQGPVLIISFQSQQIMCVRNSKHEVIEGDPQKVMRVNYVWVLCRDRTELNPKAAWRLLDLSATSSEQLV from the exons atg TTGCAGAACGTCGCATCATGCAGAGCGAACTTGAAAGGAGCCGCGCGGCTGGTACGACCTACAAGAAATATGAGAAATGGCTCGAGAGAACGTGTACTATCACCTATCCTTTCGTCGACGTCGATGGAATCACTTGCTGTTCAAATGCAATTG TTACGTCTGTATTCAAATCCTGCACGACGGCCGAGCTTTCTCTCTCAGTTCGTCGAAAATATCAGGCAGGAGatgcaaaaaaacaaagaaatgaaggagtcattaaaaaaattcagagaGGAAGCTCAGAAATTGGAGCAATCCGATGCATTGCGAACGGCACGGCAAAAATTTCATGCCGTTGAATCCGAGGCTAATAAAAGTTCGGAAGtaatcaaagaaaaattggatACAATTAAAGGAaag atGCAAGAAGTTATCGAGGAGGCGAGCAAGAGTGAATTAGGCAAGCGTGCTGGCCAGTTGGGCGAGGAAATTACGAAATCGGCCAAAGGCGCGGCAGAGACGATCTCTGAAAAGAGCCAAGCTCTTGGTAAGACGAGTGCATTTCAAACGATATCGCACACCGCAGAAGCCGTACGGAATGAACTTGACCAACATGGAATTCTAG GCAAAGTTTATGTACCACCTAAAAATctaagaaagaggaaagaagtACCGATAGAGCCTAGAGAAATTACGCCTGACCAAAAAACGACAGGCGTGGAAGTACACAAGGATTACATGTTTTCTAACGCTTGGCAAAAATTTAAG gacAATAATCCATACGTGAATAAAGTAATGGACTGGAAGATAAAATACGACGAGTCAGATAATGCCATACTACGCGCTTCCAGATTACTTACGGATAAGGTTTCGGATATTATAGGCGGGCTGTTTCAAAAAACCGAGTTGTCCGAAACACTTACGGAAATCTGTAATCTGGATCCCACTTTTAGTAAAATCCAATTTTTGAAGGACTGCGAGACCGATTTTATCCCGAATATTCTTGAAGCGATGGTCAGAGGTGATCTCGAGATACTTAAAGACTGGTGTCACGAAGGACCTTACAATATAATCGCTCATCCGCACaaagaagtaaaaaagttAGGCCATTACTCAGATAGTAAAATATTAG ATATCGATAATGTGGATTTGGTGATGGGCAAAATGATGGAACAGGGGccagttttaataattagcttTCAATCTCAGCAAATCATGTGCGTGAGAAATTCAAAGCACGAGGTAATTGAGGGAGATCCCCAGAAAGTGATGCGCGTCAATTACGTCTGGGTATTATGCCGCGATCGAACGGAACTCAATCCTAAGGCCGCGTGGCGTTTGCTTGATCTAAGTGCCACTAGTTCAGAACAGTTGGTATAA
- the LOC139101800 gene encoding mitochondrial import inner membrane translocase subunit TIM44 isoform X2 — MNVASCRANLKGAARLVRPTRNMRNGSRERVLSPILSSTSMESLAVQMQLLRLYSNPARRPSFLSQFVENIRQEMQKNKEMKESLKKFREEAQKLEQSDALRTARQKFHAVESEANKSSEVIKEKLDTIKGKMQEVIEEASKSELGKRAGQLGEEITKSAKGAAETISEKSQALGKTSAFQTISHTAEAVRNELDQHGILGKVYVPPKNLRKRKEVPIEPREITPDQKTTGVEVHKDYMFSNAWQKFKDNNPYVNKVMDWKIKYDESDNAILRASRLLTDKVSDIIGGLFQKTELSETLTEICNLDPTFSKIQFLKDCETDFIPNILEAMVRGDLEILKDWCHEGPYNIIAHPHKEVKKLGHYSDSKILDIDNVDLVMGKMMEQGPVLIISFQSQQIMCVRNSKHEVIEGDPQKVMRVNYVWVLCRDRTELNPKAAWRLLDLSATSSEQLV; from the exons atg AACGTCGCATCATGCAGAGCGAACTTGAAAGGAGCCGCGCGGCTGGTACGACCTACAAGAAATATGAGAAATGGCTCGAGAGAACGTGTACTATCACCTATCCTTTCGTCGACGTCGATGGAATCACTTGCTGTTCAAATGCAATTG TTACGTCTGTATTCAAATCCTGCACGACGGCCGAGCTTTCTCTCTCAGTTCGTCGAAAATATCAGGCAGGAGatgcaaaaaaacaaagaaatgaaggagtcattaaaaaaattcagagaGGAAGCTCAGAAATTGGAGCAATCCGATGCATTGCGAACGGCACGGCAAAAATTTCATGCCGTTGAATCCGAGGCTAATAAAAGTTCGGAAGtaatcaaagaaaaattggatACAATTAAAGGAaag atGCAAGAAGTTATCGAGGAGGCGAGCAAGAGTGAATTAGGCAAGCGTGCTGGCCAGTTGGGCGAGGAAATTACGAAATCGGCCAAAGGCGCGGCAGAGACGATCTCTGAAAAGAGCCAAGCTCTTGGTAAGACGAGTGCATTTCAAACGATATCGCACACCGCAGAAGCCGTACGGAATGAACTTGACCAACATGGAATTCTAG GCAAAGTTTATGTACCACCTAAAAATctaagaaagaggaaagaagtACCGATAGAGCCTAGAGAAATTACGCCTGACCAAAAAACGACAGGCGTGGAAGTACACAAGGATTACATGTTTTCTAACGCTTGGCAAAAATTTAAG gacAATAATCCATACGTGAATAAAGTAATGGACTGGAAGATAAAATACGACGAGTCAGATAATGCCATACTACGCGCTTCCAGATTACTTACGGATAAGGTTTCGGATATTATAGGCGGGCTGTTTCAAAAAACCGAGTTGTCCGAAACACTTACGGAAATCTGTAATCTGGATCCCACTTTTAGTAAAATCCAATTTTTGAAGGACTGCGAGACCGATTTTATCCCGAATATTCTTGAAGCGATGGTCAGAGGTGATCTCGAGATACTTAAAGACTGGTGTCACGAAGGACCTTACAATATAATCGCTCATCCGCACaaagaagtaaaaaagttAGGCCATTACTCAGATAGTAAAATATTAG ATATCGATAATGTGGATTTGGTGATGGGCAAAATGATGGAACAGGGGccagttttaataattagcttTCAATCTCAGCAAATCATGTGCGTGAGAAATTCAAAGCACGAGGTAATTGAGGGAGATCCCCAGAAAGTGATGCGCGTCAATTACGTCTGGGTATTATGCCGCGATCGAACGGAACTCAATCCTAAGGCCGCGTGGCGTTTGCTTGATCTAAGTGCCACTAGTTCAGAACAGTTGGTATAA